In Diaphorobacter ruginosibacter, the genomic stretch CGGCACGGCCAGCAGGCCGAACCATTGCGTCTCGCTGTTGGCCAGCGCGATCGCCGCGGCTCCCGCGAGACCCAGCGCAGCACCGATGGGCACGCCCACCATCATGAGCACGATGAAGGCGACAAACAGAAGCGTGGCGATCATGGCTGCTTGTCTCTGGCGTTGGCAGGGCCTTCGGCGGTACCGTCTTTCAGGTACTCCGCATCCGGCTGGCGCGTGCGGCGGATGAACAGGCCGATGGCGCGCATCGAGATGGCGACCGAGAGAATCGGCAGCCACATCGTGTACCACCATTGGGGCACGCCGATGCCGGGCGAGGTTTCCTCGAAGCGGAAGTCGTCGTAGAGCGTGCGGATGCTGAGCACGGCGATCAGCGCGAACAGCAGCGCCACCATCAGTGCGCCGAGCTGGGCCAGACGGCGGCGGCGCGCGGCCGAGCCCGCCTCGCAGAAGAACTCGATGCGGATGTGCCGGTCGCGCCCCACCGCGGCCGAGCCTGCGACGAGCGCGAGCACGATCATCAGGAAGACCGAGATCTCCTCGGTCCAGGCAAACGAGGAATTGGTGAAGTAGCGCACCAGCACGTTGGCGAACGT encodes the following:
- a CDS encoding TRAP transporter small permease yields the protein MSSKSPAGTDQNAVPEAPAPAQEEPRSLRIEDWLTVIVMAALALITFANVLVRYFTNSSFAWTEEISVFLMIVLALVAGSAAVGRDRHIRIEFFCEAGSAARRRRLAQLGALMVALLFALIAVLSIRTLYDDFRFEETSPGIGVPQWWYTMWLPILSVAISMRAIGLFIRRTRQPDAEYLKDGTAEGPANARDKQP